The following are encoded together in the Archocentrus centrarchus isolate MPI-CPG fArcCen1 chromosome 23, fArcCen1, whole genome shotgun sequence genome:
- the tprkb gene encoding EKC/KEOPS complex subunit TPRKB isoform X1, with amino-acid sequence MHLVKKLELFPDHRVTQMLFKEVKNAAELRQSAMEGKINAALINPIMLVNPFQILVAANKAVHLQKVGKMKTRTLYSEIIFNLSPTNNISEAFKRFGISDGDDSVLVVLVHDKEESQFLSDISARVDGRQVPVEDVSSLSDHAKIKKLYKITPQEEKCGSLLDAVICRMATKDVM; translated from the exons aTGCATCTAGTAAAAAAGCTGGAACTTTTCCCCGACCACAGAGTGACCCAGATGCTCTTCAAAGAAGTCAAAAACGCCGCCGAGTTGAGACAAAGCGCCATGGAGGGGAAAATAAATGCTGCCCTGATCAACCCTATCATG ctggTGAATCCTTTCCAAATTCTGGTAGCTGCCAATAAAGCTGTGCACTTGCAGAAAGTTGGAAAAATGAAGACAAGAACTCTTTACTCAGAGATCATCTTCAATCTGTCACCTACTAATAAT ATCTCAGAGGCCTTTAAAAGATTTGGGATCTCAGATGGCGATGACTCCGTCCTGGTAGTCCTGGTTCACGACAAAGAGGAGTCGCAGTTCCTGTCAGACATCTCAGCCAGAGTGGACGGCCGGCAGGTTCCAGTGGAAGATGTTTCCTCGCTTTCAGACCACGCAAAGATCAAAAAG CTGTACAAAATCACTCCTCAGGAGGAGAAATGTGGAAGTCTGCTTGACGCGGTCATATGCAGAATGGCCACCAAGGATGTTATGTAG
- the tprkb gene encoding EKC/KEOPS complex subunit TPRKB isoform X2: MLFKEVKNAAELRQSAMEGKINAALINPIMLVNPFQILVAANKAVHLQKVGKMKTRTLYSEIIFNLSPTNNISEAFKRFGISDGDDSVLVVLVHDKEESQFLSDISARVDGRQVPVEDVSSLSDHAKIKKLYKITPQEEKCGSLLDAVICRMATKDVM; encoded by the exons ATGCTCTTCAAAGAAGTCAAAAACGCCGCCGAGTTGAGACAAAGCGCCATGGAGGGGAAAATAAATGCTGCCCTGATCAACCCTATCATG ctggTGAATCCTTTCCAAATTCTGGTAGCTGCCAATAAAGCTGTGCACTTGCAGAAAGTTGGAAAAATGAAGACAAGAACTCTTTACTCAGAGATCATCTTCAATCTGTCACCTACTAATAAT ATCTCAGAGGCCTTTAAAAGATTTGGGATCTCAGATGGCGATGACTCCGTCCTGGTAGTCCTGGTTCACGACAAAGAGGAGTCGCAGTTCCTGTCAGACATCTCAGCCAGAGTGGACGGCCGGCAGGTTCCAGTGGAAGATGTTTCCTCGCTTTCAGACCACGCAAAGATCAAAAAG CTGTACAAAATCACTCCTCAGGAGGAGAAATGTGGAAGTCTGCTTGACGCGGTCATATGCAGAATGGCCACCAAGGATGTTATGTAG